A window of the Thermostichus vulcanus str. 'Rupite' genome harbors these coding sequences:
- a CDS encoding diguanylate cyclase: protein MTLSVMPLDPISYSQEEPTTQVPEESYARGSRGRSVEAFLTVLSGANAGLTLPLRGGMVVGRGSNADIQLADYGISRQHCRLDVESERYILTDLGSLNGTYVNGERITRIPLLEGDRIQIGASTLKFAYYDSVEEAFFLQMASAAIYDPLTGLYNRRFFMEQLELEIRFAQRHQTSLYVLYFDLDGFKQVNDQWGHLAGDQALMQAAHRLQAQVRKEDLLARLGGDEFALMVRGIQESQVLRLAERFRQAIESLSLEIGEIGSELVSFTCSIGIASMFRLRGEISRQNLLAAADMALYQAKSGGRNRVVLL, encoded by the coding sequence ATGACTCTGTCCGTTATGCCCCTGGATCCCATCTCCTATTCTCAAGAAGAGCCAACCACCCAAGTTCCGGAAGAGTCCTATGCGCGTGGATCCCGTGGCAGATCTGTGGAGGCATTTTTGACGGTGCTCAGTGGGGCCAATGCAGGCCTGACCCTGCCCCTTCGGGGGGGTATGGTTGTGGGGCGGGGTAGCAATGCAGATATTCAGCTGGCGGATTACGGCATTTCCCGGCAGCACTGTCGGCTGGATGTGGAGAGTGAGCGCTACATTCTCACTGACCTAGGGAGCTTAAACGGCACCTACGTCAATGGCGAGCGCATTACGCGCATTCCTCTTCTGGAGGGGGATCGCATTCAAATTGGGGCCAGTACCCTCAAATTTGCCTACTACGACTCGGTGGAAGAGGCATTTTTTCTGCAAATGGCCAGCGCCGCCATTTACGATCCCCTAACGGGCTTGTACAATCGGCGCTTTTTTATGGAGCAACTGGAGTTGGAGATTCGCTTTGCCCAGCGCCATCAGACCTCCCTCTACGTGCTCTACTTCGACCTGGACGGGTTCAAGCAGGTCAACGATCAATGGGGCCATTTGGCTGGGGATCAAGCCCTGATGCAAGCAGCACACCGGTTGCAAGCCCAAGTACGCAAAGAAGATCTGTTGGCTCGTTTGGGTGGGGATGAATTTGCTCTCATGGTGCGAGGGATCCAAGAATCCCAGGTCTTGCGGTTAGCGGAACGGTTTCGTCAGGCCATCGAGTCCTTGTCCTTAGAGATAGGAGAGATAGGCTCCGAGCTTGTGTCCTTTACCTGTAGCATCGGCATTGCCTCGATGTTCAGGCTCAGAGGAGAAATCAGCCGCCAAAACTTGCTGGCTGCAGCCGATATGGCCCTCTACCAAGCCAAATCTGGTGGGCGCAACCGTGTGGTTTTGCTCTGA
- a CDS encoding alpha/beta fold hydrolase: MAEAGIPRLPSDVTAKMGSWQHGYAFTNGIQLHYVTQGEGELVILLHGFPEFWYSWRHQIPVLAQRFRVVVPDMRGYNDSDKPDHGYDLDTLTQDMRGLLTYFGAKTASVVAHDWGGAIAWHWAQFFPEQIRKLAVLNSPHPACFRREFLSNLDQVRRSWYMFFFQLPWLPEWLLQRDLADWVRRIFQETSVRKSAFTRHDLQLYQEALAKPKVLTSALNYYRQLFNLPTLQNLFLEPMRQILAPTLLIWGEEDFALSRELTEGMDSFFPNGIRKEYIPECGHWAQQEAPQTVNRLLMEFL, from the coding sequence ATGGCGGAAGCAGGGATCCCGCGCCTCCCTTCTGACGTGACGGCCAAAATGGGGAGTTGGCAGCACGGTTATGCCTTTACCAATGGCATTCAACTGCACTATGTCACCCAAGGGGAAGGGGAGTTGGTGATTTTGCTGCATGGGTTCCCCGAATTTTGGTATTCCTGGCGGCATCAAATCCCGGTCCTGGCGCAGCGCTTCCGGGTTGTGGTACCCGACATGCGCGGCTACAACGATTCTGACAAGCCCGACCACGGCTACGATCTGGATACCCTCACCCAGGATATGCGCGGCCTGCTCACCTACTTTGGGGCGAAAACCGCATCGGTAGTCGCCCACGATTGGGGAGGCGCGATTGCTTGGCACTGGGCGCAGTTTTTCCCGGAGCAAATTCGCAAGTTGGCGGTTCTCAACTCTCCCCATCCCGCCTGTTTTCGGCGTGAGTTTCTCAGCAACCTAGATCAAGTACGGCGCAGTTGGTACATGTTCTTTTTTCAATTGCCCTGGTTGCCAGAGTGGCTACTGCAACGGGATCTAGCCGACTGGGTACGCCGCATCTTTCAGGAGACATCCGTGCGCAAAAGTGCCTTTACCCGTCACGATTTGCAACTCTATCAAGAGGCTTTGGCCAAACCCAAGGTGCTCACCTCCGCCCTCAACTACTACCGCCAGCTCTTTAATCTACCGACGTTGCAAAACCTATTTTTGGAACCGATGCGGCAGATCCTCGCCCCCACCCTGCTGATTTGGGGAGAAGAAGACTTTGCCCTCAGCCGTGAACTGACCGAAGGCATGGACTCGTTTTTCCCCAACGGCATTCGCAAGGAATACATCCCCGAATGTGGCCATTGGGCCCAGCAGGAGGCCCCACAAACCGTGAATCGGCTGCTGATGGAGTTTCTTTGA
- the gcvH gene encoding glycine cleavage system protein GcvH, giving the protein MALEYPSHLRYVDSHEYIRVEDDIAVIGITAYAVDQLGDIVFVGLPEEGSELEKGESFGSVESVKAVEDLYAPLSGEVVAVNKTVVDSPESIADDPYGDGWLLKVRIANPEELDEMISAEAYASLVEGS; this is encoded by the coding sequence ATGGCCCTGGAATATCCATCCCACCTGCGCTACGTGGATAGCCATGAGTATATCCGCGTCGAGGATGATATTGCCGTGATTGGCATCACCGCTTATGCCGTCGATCAGTTGGGGGATATTGTCTTTGTGGGTCTGCCAGAAGAGGGATCCGAGCTGGAGAAGGGGGAAAGTTTCGGCTCGGTGGAATCGGTGAAAGCGGTGGAGGATCTCTACGCACCTCTCTCGGGAGAAGTGGTGGCGGTGAACAAGACTGTGGTCGATAGCCCTGAGAGTATTGCTGACGATCCCTACGGGGATGGGTGGCTACTCAAGGTGCGCATTGCCAACCCTGAAGAGCTCGATGAGATGATCAGTGCTGAGGCCTATGCCAGCTTGGTGGAAGGCTCCTGA